Proteins encoded in a region of the Streptomyces sp. NBC_00310 genome:
- a CDS encoding ABC transporter ATP-binding protein, whose translation MSTVLAGNGLIKKYGPITALAGVDVAVAERESLAVMGPSGSGKSTLLHTLAGIIRPDGGQVLLRGERGEKGVPPAEGWERIDHWGENKLSALRRRRFGFVFQFGQLLPELPAEENVALPLMLEGVPRRQAVRRARHWFAPLGLAGLEQRRPGQLSGGQAQRVAIARALAVEPDVVFADEPTGALDQSTGEEVIRLLTSVTRDQGACLVMVTHDADVAAHCDRVLQMRDGRVIGHSRHTVA comes from the coding sequence ATGAGCACCGTCCTGGCCGGCAACGGCCTGATCAAGAAGTACGGCCCCATCACGGCTCTGGCCGGCGTGGACGTGGCGGTCGCCGAGCGCGAGTCCCTCGCCGTCATGGGCCCGTCCGGCTCGGGCAAGTCGACCCTCCTGCACACCCTCGCCGGCATCATCCGGCCCGACGGCGGCCAGGTGCTGCTGCGCGGCGAGCGAGGCGAGAAAGGGGTCCCCCCGGCCGAAGGCTGGGAGCGCATCGACCACTGGGGCGAGAACAAGCTCAGCGCCCTGCGCCGCAGGCGCTTCGGATTCGTCTTCCAGTTCGGCCAGTTGCTGCCCGAACTGCCCGCCGAGGAGAACGTCGCCCTCCCCCTGATGCTGGAGGGCGTGCCCCGCCGCCAGGCCGTGCGGCGGGCCCGCCACTGGTTCGCGCCGCTCGGCCTCGCGGGCCTGGAGCAGCGCCGCCCCGGCCAGCTCTCCGGCGGCCAGGCCCAGCGCGTCGCCATCGCCCGCGCCCTCGCCGTGGAACCCGACGTCGTCTTCGCCGACGAGCCCACCGGCGCCCTCGACCAGTCGACCGGCGAGGAGGTCATCCGCCTCCTCACCTCGGTCACCCGCGACCAGGGCGCCTGTCTGGTCATGGTCACCCACGACGCCGACGTGGCCGCCCACTGCGACCGCGTCCTCCAGATGAGGGATGGCCGGGTGATCGGCCACAGCCGGCACACGGTCGCCTGA
- a CDS encoding PPOX class F420-dependent oxidoreductase, translated as MADDTSLDALGAGKYLLITTYRKNGTTVPTPVWVVRDGDALGIWTVADSWKVKRIRNRADVLVGPCDVRGNPTGDSVPARAEILDSAGSAAYRRLIARKYGVLGRLTLLGSRLRRGADGTIGIRVTLTK; from the coding sequence ATGGCCGACGACACCTCGCTCGACGCGCTCGGCGCGGGCAAGTACCTGCTGATCACCACCTACCGCAAGAACGGCACCACCGTCCCGACACCGGTGTGGGTGGTGCGGGACGGGGACGCGCTCGGCATCTGGACGGTCGCGGACTCCTGGAAGGTCAAGCGCATCCGGAACCGCGCCGACGTCCTCGTCGGCCCCTGCGATGTGCGCGGCAACCCCACCGGCGACTCCGTCCCCGCCCGTGCCGAGATCCTCGACAGCGCCGGCTCCGCCGCCTACCGCAGGCTCATCGCCCGCAAGTACGGCGTCCTCGGCCGCCTCACCCTCCTCGGCAGCCGCCTGCGCCGGGGCGCCGACGGCACGATCGGCATCCGCGTCACATTGACGAAGTGA
- a CDS encoding FtsX-like permease family protein, with translation MRSPVLPLTWHLARSSGRRGLQSHLLSVGAAAAGALVLLTLLAAYLGSGARADRTAWRTPDAVPAQRATAVQTLGTTYVGHRPVTVVSLAQLPNRPTTPAPPGLDRFPAPGRTSLSPALAKLMRELPAERLADRFPGETDYGTIGEAGLAAPEELVAVVGRTPTDPAITHAARGSALDTLAARAGVDGFSGTRPSVFTSFDQQASVLGGALLVVPVVVLASAAGRLGAARREQRLAALRLAGATPRQILAMTGVESAAVGLAGGFLGAVAHILLVPVLARVPYGIGTWYAGQLWVGPTRLLAVVALVAVLTSVSAMTTLRGVARSPLGVAQQADPRRTKLIRLVLFVAIGLYVATTAHGGGLSTGQSLALIVLVYGAFWTLGPWVVDMLGRLLSRFARRPATLLAARRLSDDPRGAWRTVSGLVLAGLVAGFFTVGQVGIVGYAYPGQVAVRADHGNPRELAVQARRLLDEAQVRATVRTAGTDAWDGILNGDQGVVVRVRGGQEQVDTASTALSSLSPGNLPFTQDYVNAEGDTTTRLIGEMGLAVLALGFLVAAASAGLTAAATVLDRRRVYGLLRLAGTPLKVLDRARMRETALPLVVLAGGTTATGVYAATKVNEMFHLEPDASGAVRLALCVGLGTVTMFAALAGSRPLLRKVTAERAQDPD, from the coding sequence ATGCGTTCCCCCGTCCTCCCCTTGACCTGGCACCTGGCCCGCTCCTCCGGACGGCGTGGTCTGCAGAGCCACCTCCTGTCCGTCGGCGCGGCAGCGGCCGGCGCCCTGGTCCTGCTGACGCTCCTCGCCGCCTACCTGGGCTCCGGCGCCCGAGCCGACCGCACGGCCTGGCGCACCCCCGACGCCGTACCGGCCCAGCGGGCCACCGCCGTCCAGACCCTCGGCACGACGTATGTGGGCCACCGCCCCGTCACCGTCGTCTCCCTGGCCCAGCTCCCGAACCGACCGACCACCCCCGCCCCACCCGGCCTGGACCGATTCCCGGCCCCGGGCCGCACCTCCCTCTCCCCCGCCCTGGCGAAGCTGATGCGCGAGCTGCCCGCCGAGCGACTCGCCGACCGCTTCCCCGGCGAGACCGACTACGGCACGATCGGCGAAGCCGGTCTCGCCGCCCCCGAGGAGCTGGTCGCGGTCGTCGGCCGCACCCCCACCGACCCCGCGATCACCCACGCGGCGCGGGGCAGCGCCCTGGACACCCTCGCCGCCCGCGCCGGCGTGGACGGCTTCAGCGGCACCAGGCCGAGCGTGTTCACCTCCTTCGACCAGCAGGCATCGGTGCTCGGCGGCGCACTCCTCGTCGTTCCCGTGGTCGTGCTGGCCTCGGCCGCCGGGCGCCTCGGTGCCGCACGCCGGGAGCAGCGGCTCGCGGCCCTGCGGCTGGCCGGAGCGACCCCGCGGCAGATCCTGGCCATGACCGGCGTCGAGTCGGCGGCGGTGGGGCTGGCCGGCGGCTTCCTGGGCGCCGTCGCCCACATCCTGCTGGTGCCGGTCCTCGCGCGGGTGCCGTACGGCATCGGCACCTGGTACGCCGGACAGCTGTGGGTCGGCCCGACCCGGCTGCTCGCGGTGGTGGCGCTCGTGGCCGTGCTCACCTCGGTCAGTGCCATGACGACGCTGCGTGGGGTGGCCCGCTCCCCGCTGGGCGTGGCCCAGCAGGCCGATCCGCGCCGGACGAAGCTGATCCGGCTGGTGCTGTTCGTCGCCATCGGGCTGTACGTGGCGACGACCGCCCATGGCGGCGGGCTGAGCACCGGTCAGTCGCTCGCGCTGATCGTCCTGGTGTACGGGGCGTTCTGGACCCTCGGTCCCTGGGTCGTCGACATGCTGGGCCGGCTGCTGAGCCGCTTCGCGCGCCGCCCGGCGACGCTGCTGGCCGCGCGCCGACTCAGTGACGATCCGCGCGGCGCCTGGCGCACGGTCAGCGGTCTGGTCCTCGCGGGGCTCGTCGCCGGGTTCTTCACCGTCGGACAGGTCGGGATCGTCGGCTATGCCTATCCGGGGCAGGTGGCGGTGCGCGCGGATCACGGGAACCCGCGTGAACTCGCCGTACAGGCACGGCGGTTGCTCGACGAGGCCCAGGTGCGCGCGACTGTGCGGACGGCGGGCACCGACGCGTGGGACGGGATCCTGAACGGTGACCAGGGCGTCGTGGTCCGGGTGCGCGGCGGCCAGGAGCAGGTGGACACCGCGTCGACCGCGCTGTCCTCCCTCTCCCCCGGGAACCTGCCGTTCACCCAGGACTACGTCAACGCCGAGGGCGACACGACGACCCGGCTCATCGGCGAGATGGGGCTCGCGGTCCTGGCCCTGGGGTTCCTGGTCGCCGCCGCCTCCGCCGGGCTCACCGCGGCGGCCACGGTGCTCGACCGGCGCCGGGTGTACGGGCTGCTGCGGCTGGCCGGTACGCCGCTGAAGGTGCTGGACCGTGCGCGGATGCGGGAGACCGCGCTGCCCCTGGTGGTCCTCGCCGGCGGTACGACGGCGACCGGGGTCTACGCCGCGACGAAGGTCAACGAGATGTTCCACCTGGAGCCGGACGCGTCGGGGGCCGTGCGGCTCGCCCTCTGTGTCGGCCTCGGCACGGTCACCATGTTCGCGGCGCTCGCCGGGAGCAGGCCGCTGCTGCGGAAGGTGACGGCGGAGCGCGCGCAGGACCCCGACTGA
- a CDS encoding response regulator transcription factor: MNDRRPIRVLIADDQDMVRTGFRFFLDAQPDITVVAEAADGETAVRLAREVRPDVCLLDIRMPRLDGLEATRLLAGPGVADPLRVVVVTTFDLDEYVYGALRGGACGFLLKDSGPTLLAEAVRAAAVGDSLVSPSVTVRLLKHVTAEKEAAPGPEAARPQEPLTDRELDVVRLVALGRTNAEIAAAMFVSLSTVKTHLGSIQLKLAARNRVEIAAWAWRTGHAGDR, from the coding sequence ATGAACGACCGCCGCCCGATCCGGGTCCTGATCGCCGACGACCAGGACATGGTCCGCACCGGCTTCCGCTTCTTCCTCGACGCGCAGCCGGACATCACCGTGGTCGCCGAGGCCGCCGACGGCGAGACGGCCGTGCGGCTGGCCCGCGAGGTGCGGCCCGACGTGTGTCTGCTGGACATCCGTATGCCGAGGCTGGACGGCCTGGAGGCGACCCGGCTGCTGGCCGGTCCGGGGGTGGCCGATCCGCTGCGGGTGGTCGTGGTGACCACGTTCGACCTCGACGAGTACGTCTACGGGGCGTTGCGCGGCGGTGCCTGCGGGTTCCTGCTCAAGGACTCCGGGCCGACCCTGCTGGCCGAGGCCGTACGGGCGGCGGCGGTGGGCGACTCCCTGGTGTCGCCGTCGGTGACGGTCCGGCTCCTCAAGCACGTCACGGCGGAGAAGGAGGCCGCCCCCGGCCCCGAGGCCGCGCGCCCCCAGGAGCCGCTGACCGACCGGGAACTCGACGTCGTCCGTCTGGTCGCGCTGGGCCGCACCAACGCCGAGATCGCCGCCGCGATGTTCGTCTCCCTCTCCACGGTCAAGACCCACCTCGGCAGCATCCAGCTGAAGCTCGCCGCCCGGAACCGGGTGGAGATCGCGGCATGGGCGTGGCGGACGGGGCACGCGGGCGACCGTTGA
- a CDS encoding sensor histidine kinase, whose protein sequence is MKLVLDTKEPAGGATGRPVRPAKPGCVRVGGIVALLLACGSDVLLLGAEGVAFLWLHLLALAVGLAALLWPERRRPAWLTPQVRTGAPALAAAANVVTLLAAREKGGFGPGLAAVLLCLLVVAVRTCPPGWALACGLLDGLVLLALPLPYYAVEPDASLAGVTALLLLFGGVTAALAAYLRTLDHRRTQIVTETRRAERLAMAADLHDFVAHHVTGILVQTQVARMMAGTEPDRLDPVLAGIERAATEALASMRRTVGVLRDHDDGAGTGTADRRPVGDLAGIDELVRGFDGVGGVDGHAAVLRHDPAVPDDLPHEVQAAAFRVVQEALTNVRRHAADATEVTVDLRYARGDLEVSVRDDGRGGARLPEAARGGGFGLVGLTERVTALGGRLRARPREDGPGWEVVAVLPAAPVAAG, encoded by the coding sequence GTGAAGCTCGTGCTCGACACCAAGGAACCCGCGGGCGGCGCCACCGGACGGCCGGTGCGCCCCGCCAAGCCGGGCTGCGTACGCGTCGGCGGCATCGTGGCCCTGTTGCTGGCCTGCGGGTCCGACGTCCTCCTCCTGGGGGCGGAGGGGGTCGCCTTCCTGTGGCTGCACCTGCTCGCGCTGGCGGTCGGCCTCGCGGCGCTGCTGTGGCCCGAGCGCCGCCGGCCCGCCTGGCTCACTCCCCAGGTGCGCACGGGTGCCCCCGCCCTCGCCGCCGCCGCGAACGTGGTGACCCTGCTCGCGGCCCGGGAGAAGGGCGGCTTCGGCCCGGGCCTGGCGGCCGTACTGCTGTGCCTGCTGGTCGTCGCCGTCCGCACCTGCCCGCCCGGCTGGGCGCTGGCCTGCGGACTCCTCGACGGTCTCGTGCTGCTCGCGCTGCCGCTGCCGTACTACGCCGTCGAACCGGACGCCAGCCTCGCCGGCGTGACCGCGCTGCTGCTGCTGTTCGGCGGGGTCACGGCAGCCCTCGCGGCCTATCTCCGCACCCTGGACCACCGCCGGACCCAGATCGTCACCGAGACCCGCCGGGCGGAACGCCTCGCCATGGCCGCCGACCTGCACGACTTCGTCGCCCACCATGTCACCGGGATCCTGGTGCAGACCCAGGTCGCGCGGATGATGGCCGGCACCGAACCCGACCGTCTCGACCCCGTCCTCGCGGGCATCGAGCGGGCCGCGACCGAGGCGCTGGCCTCGATGCGCCGCACGGTCGGTGTGCTGCGCGACCACGACGACGGGGCCGGGACCGGGACCGCCGACCGGCGCCCGGTGGGCGATCTGGCGGGCATCGACGAACTGGTGCGCGGCTTCGACGGTGTCGGCGGCGTCGACGGCCACGCGGCCGTGCTGCGCCACGACCCCGCCGTCCCCGACGACCTGCCGCACGAGGTGCAGGCCGCCGCCTTCCGCGTGGTGCAGGAGGCCCTGACGAACGTCCGGCGGCACGCCGCCGACGCCACCGAGGTCACCGTCGACCTGCGCTACGCCCGCGGTGACCTGGAGGTCTCGGTGCGCGACGACGGCCGCGGCGGTGCCCGGCTGCCGGAGGCGGCCCGGGGCGGCGGCTTCGGGCTCGTCGGCCTCACCGAACGGGTCACCGCGCTCGGCGGCCGGCTCCGGGCCCGCCCGCGCGAGGACGGACCCGGCTGGGAGGTGGTCGCCGTGCTCCCGGCCGCCCCCGTGGCCGCCGGATGA
- a CDS encoding GNAT family N-acetyltransferase produces the protein MAIDWVRLQLDVTDFDLARFQPYVDKCRTSGVRLTTLSELGDTPEHRRALHELNKECSADIPGRGAFFEYDEYHRLRFEVPAYDPRGVVLALDGDRWIGMAATSDRRRSGFVFNEMTGVRAAHRGRGISVAMKTFGIGFAGICGVSTVRTVHHPANTRAIAMNRTLGYVDALW, from the coding sequence ATGGCGATCGACTGGGTCCGGCTCCAACTGGACGTCACCGACTTCGACCTGGCACGTTTCCAGCCGTACGTCGACAAGTGCCGTACCTCCGGCGTCCGGCTGACGACCCTCTCCGAGCTCGGAGACACCCCGGAGCACCGCCGGGCGTTGCATGAACTCAACAAGGAGTGCTCGGCGGACATCCCGGGGCGCGGCGCCTTCTTCGAGTACGACGAGTACCACCGGCTCCGCTTCGAGGTGCCCGCCTACGATCCGCGCGGTGTGGTGCTGGCCCTCGACGGCGACAGGTGGATCGGTATGGCGGCCACTTCGGACCGACGGCGGTCCGGGTTCGTGTTCAACGAGATGACCGGGGTACGGGCCGCTCACCGGGGCCGGGGCATCTCGGTGGCCATGAAGACGTTCGGCATCGGGTTCGCCGGCATCTGCGGGGTGAGCACCGTCCGCACGGTCCACCATCCGGCCAACACACGTGCGATCGCCATGAACCGGACGTTGGGATACGTCGACGCGCTCTGGTGA
- a CDS encoding S1 family peptidase, with translation MRHARRRVVKRVARLTAAGGLICGALMVTQAAMATEPAVTPPATRSAVLAASGTGNGLVTELGSERTAGTWIADDGSPVVAVTDEKAAAEVKQAGARPKMVEYSGEDLKSATEALRSAPRVSGTSWAVDPASNEVVVRADSTVSKKDWASLTDLAEEIGGSVRMERTEGTYTMRLNGAQPIFGTGGRCSIGFNVTDGENDFMLTAGHCGPTGSVWFADNQGQQEIGRTTESNFPGGDFSLVQYLQDAPSNKTNVVSVGDGRGVRITSVGEAAVGQRVFRSGSTSGFRNGEVTGLDATVNYPEGTVSGLIETTVCAEPGDSGGPMFSEGVALGVTSGGNGDCDEGGTTFFQPLSDALDDLGVQLNGVPQSAAQPSAAADGSEDEDAQGAAPGSVEPGSVEPVESIGVASDLLDRLADPRNVGPGLLVIAGSMVALAATRFIRTEQDRQAYRRQYSQTWS, from the coding sequence ATGAGGCACGCACGACGACGAGTCGTGAAGCGGGTGGCGCGGCTGACGGCCGCCGGTGGACTGATCTGCGGAGCCCTGATGGTCACCCAGGCGGCGATGGCGACCGAACCCGCCGTCACCCCGCCCGCGACCCGCAGTGCGGTGCTGGCCGCATCGGGCACCGGGAACGGTCTGGTGACCGAGCTCGGCTCCGAGCGCACGGCGGGCACCTGGATAGCCGATGACGGCAGCCCGGTCGTCGCGGTCACCGACGAGAAGGCGGCGGCCGAGGTCAAGCAAGCGGGTGCCCGCCCCAAGATGGTCGAGTACAGCGGCGAGGACCTGAAGTCCGCCACGGAGGCGCTGCGTTCGGCGCCCCGGGTGTCGGGCACCTCCTGGGCCGTCGATCCCGCCTCGAACGAGGTCGTGGTGCGGGCCGACAGCACGGTCTCCAAGAAGGACTGGGCGAGCCTGACCGACCTCGCCGAGGAGATCGGCGGGTCCGTGCGGATGGAGCGCACCGAGGGCACGTACACGATGCGGCTCAACGGCGCCCAGCCCATCTTCGGCACGGGCGGCCGCTGTTCGATCGGCTTCAACGTGACCGACGGCGAGAACGACTTCATGCTGACCGCCGGGCACTGCGGTCCCACCGGTTCCGTCTGGTTCGCGGACAACCAGGGGCAGCAGGAGATCGGCCGGACAACCGAGTCGAACTTCCCCGGCGGTGACTTCTCGCTCGTCCAGTACCTCCAGGACGCGCCGAGCAACAAGACCAACGTCGTCTCGGTCGGCGACGGCCGCGGGGTGCGCATCACCTCGGTCGGCGAGGCGGCGGTCGGCCAGCGGGTCTTCCGCAGCGGCAGCACCAGCGGCTTCCGCAACGGCGAGGTGACCGGCCTCGACGCCACGGTCAACTACCCCGAGGGCACGGTCAGCGGCCTCATCGAGACCACGGTCTGCGCCGAGCCGGGCGACAGCGGCGGCCCGATGTTCTCGGAGGGCGTGGCCCTGGGGGTGACCTCGGGCGGCAACGGCGACTGCGACGAGGGCGGTACGACGTTCTTCCAGCCGCTGTCCGACGCCCTCGACGACCTCGGTGTCCAGCTGAACGGCGTGCCCCAGTCCGCCGCCCAGCCGTCCGCCGCGGCGGACGGCTCCGAGGACGAGGACGCCCAGGGCGCCGCCCCCGGCTCGGTCGAACCGGGCTCCGTGGAGCCCGTCGAGTCCATCGGTGTCGCCTCCGACCTCCTCGACCGCCTCGCCGACCCCCGCAACGTCGGCCCGGGCCTTCTGGTCATCGCGGGCAGCATGGTCGCCCTGGCGGCCACCCGCTTCATCCGCACGGAACAGGACAGGCAGGCATACCGCCGCCAGTACTCACAGACCTGGAGCTGA
- a CDS encoding SAM-dependent methyltransferase, producing the protein MTDNPAASDFPSSSLSGRIVTTRPTAARIWNYWLGGGDYYEVDRQAGDEIRRLHPSIGDYARADRLFLGRAVRHLVTDVGIRQFLDIGTGLPTAENTHEVAQRIAPESRIVYVDNDPLVLAHARALLTSTSEGRTDHVDEDLRNVDSILEHAARTLDLTRPVAVMLLGVVIFIGDDEDPYGIVRRLVDALPAGSHLVLSHTITGPDLPEVDAAVEWWNAHGTPRLTQRTPEAVARFFDGLDLLDPGVVSCSRWRPDLADGCLSGEPAEVAMYCGVGGKR; encoded by the coding sequence GTGACGGACAACCCGGCAGCCTCGGACTTCCCCTCCTCGTCGCTGAGCGGCCGCATCGTCACCACACGGCCGACGGCGGCGCGGATCTGGAACTACTGGCTGGGCGGCGGGGACTACTACGAGGTCGACCGGCAGGCCGGGGACGAGATACGCCGACTTCATCCGAGCATCGGGGACTACGCCCGCGCGGACCGGCTGTTCCTCGGGCGGGCCGTCCGGCATCTGGTCACCGACGTGGGTATCCGGCAGTTCCTGGACATCGGCACGGGGCTGCCGACGGCGGAGAACACCCACGAGGTGGCGCAGCGGATCGCGCCGGAGTCCCGGATCGTCTACGTCGACAACGACCCGCTGGTCCTGGCGCACGCCCGCGCCCTGCTGACGAGCACGTCCGAGGGGCGTACGGACCACGTCGACGAGGATCTGCGCAACGTCGACTCGATCCTCGAACACGCCGCCAGGACCCTCGACCTGACCCGGCCGGTCGCGGTGATGCTGCTCGGCGTGGTGATCTTCATCGGGGACGACGAGGACCCGTACGGCATCGTGCGCCGGCTCGTCGACGCGCTGCCCGCCGGCAGCCATCTGGTGCTCTCGCACACGATCACCGGTCCGGACCTGCCCGAGGTGGACGCCGCCGTCGAGTGGTGGAACGCGCACGGCACCCCTCGGCTCACCCAGCGCACGCCGGAGGCGGTCGCCCGGTTCTTCGACGGGCTGGACCTGCTGGACCCCGGTGTCGTCTCGTGCTCCCGCTGGCGCCCGGACCTCGCCGACGGGTGCCTCTCCGGGGAACCGGCGGAAGTGGCCATGTACTGCGGAGTGGGAGGCAAGCGCTGA
- a CDS encoding HAD family acid phosphatase produces MTASGVGRRITTVTAVAVLGLGASMTAAVPAAAAPSEAAVAAAAEVDYATWQTDVKAVVDTATPYIQQRTANSSGKKLAIVFDIDNTTLETHYTPWYQLPTPALKPSLALAKYAKSRGVAVFFVTARPGIIESVTEWNLETVGYPVDGLYVRDLPDLFAEVSAYKTASRADIESDGYTIIANVGNNTTDLVGGHAERTYKLPDYDGLLD; encoded by the coding sequence ATGACAGCAAGCGGTGTGGGACGCCGCATCACGACGGTCACCGCGGTGGCCGTGCTGGGCCTGGGTGCGTCGATGACCGCGGCGGTTCCGGCCGCCGCGGCGCCGAGCGAGGCCGCGGTCGCGGCCGCCGCCGAGGTGGACTACGCGACCTGGCAGACGGACGTGAAGGCCGTCGTCGACACGGCCACGCCCTACATACAGCAGCGCACCGCGAACTCCTCGGGGAAGAAGCTCGCCATCGTCTTCGACATCGACAACACGACGCTGGAGACGCACTACACGCCCTGGTACCAGCTGCCGACCCCCGCGCTGAAGCCCTCCCTGGCGCTGGCCAAGTACGCCAAGTCCCGTGGGGTCGCCGTCTTCTTCGTCACCGCCCGGCCGGGCATCATCGAGAGCGTCACCGAGTGGAACCTGGAGACCGTCGGCTACCCCGTCGACGGCCTCTACGTGCGTGACCTGCCCGACCTGTTCGCCGAGGTCTCCGCCTACAAGACCGCCTCGCGCGCGGACATCGAGTCCGACGGCTACACGATCATCGCCAACGTCGGCAACAACACCACCGACCTCGTCGGCGGCCACGCCGAGCGCACCTACAAGCTGCCCGACTACGACGGGCTGCTCGACTGA
- a CDS encoding ROK family transcriptional regulator, which produces MTALAASWLPLSPGERAVAIEVLVHGPLSRTDLARRLGLSAGSLTRLTKPLIESGLLIETAEGAALPEVRQGRPSQPLDIVAESRSFIGFKITDDMVYGVVTTLRSEIVTRYDRPLTTHEPERVADLLAEMAAELARSHPSLAGIGIGVGGLVRRRAVVGESPFLSWRDVPLAELVEERTGLPVIVENDVAALVEAETWFGAGRGLDRFVVLTIGAGVGYGLVLGGKRVAYAEEDRGFGRHWIVDPAGPLTPDGERGSAVSLLSIPSIRYQVQAATGREVTYEEILAGAAEGEPMCARVVGEAGRALGTLVAQIANFVMPQKILLAGEGVGLMGVAGEAVDAAVRAHRHPLAAPVPLETKVSDFHDWARGAAVLAIQILVLGTVEP; this is translated from the coding sequence GGCCCGCTCTCGCGCACGGACCTCGCCCGGCGGCTCGGCCTGTCCGCGGGCAGCCTCACCCGGCTGACCAAACCGCTGATCGAGTCGGGGCTGCTGATCGAGACCGCAGAGGGAGCCGCGCTCCCCGAGGTCCGTCAAGGGCGCCCCTCGCAGCCGCTGGACATCGTCGCCGAGTCCCGTTCCTTCATCGGCTTCAAGATCACCGACGACATGGTGTACGGCGTGGTCACCACGCTCCGGAGCGAGATCGTCACCCGCTACGACCGCCCGCTCACCACGCACGAGCCGGAGCGGGTCGCCGATCTGCTCGCCGAGATGGCCGCCGAGCTCGCGCGCTCGCACCCCTCCCTCGCCGGTATCGGCATCGGGGTCGGCGGTCTGGTCCGGCGCCGCGCGGTGGTCGGGGAGTCACCCTTCCTGTCGTGGCGTGACGTCCCGCTGGCCGAACTCGTCGAGGAGCGCACCGGGTTGCCGGTGATCGTCGAGAACGACGTCGCCGCGCTCGTCGAGGCCGAGACCTGGTTCGGCGCGGGGCGCGGCCTCGACCGGTTCGTCGTCCTCACCATCGGCGCGGGCGTCGGCTACGGGCTCGTCCTGGGCGGCAAGCGGGTGGCGTACGCGGAGGAGGACCGGGGGTTCGGCCGCCACTGGATCGTGGACCCCGCCGGCCCGCTCACCCCCGACGGGGAGCGCGGCAGCGCCGTCTCACTGTTGAGCATCCCCAGCATCCGGTACCAGGTCCAGGCGGCGACCGGCCGCGAGGTGACGTACGAGGAGATCCTGGCCGGTGCGGCCGAGGGGGAGCCGATGTGTGCGCGGGTCGTCGGGGAGGCGGGGCGGGCACTGGGGACGCTGGTGGCCCAGATCGCCAACTTCGTGATGCCGCAGAAGATCCTGCTCGCGGGGGAGGGGGTCGGGCTGATGGGGGTGGCGGGGGAGGCCGTGGACGCGGCCGTCCGGGCTCATCGGCATCCGCTGGCCGCGCCCGTCCCGCTGGAGACGAAGGTGTCCGACTTCCACGACTGGGCGCGCGGGGCGGCCGTGCTGGCCATTCAGATCCTCGTGCTCGGAACCGTGGAGCCGTAA